The Haematobia irritans isolate KBUSLIRL chromosome 1, ASM5000362v1, whole genome shotgun sequence DNA segment TGAAGTTTGTAATATAATTTAAGAAGCATGACTGCAAATATACTGTAGTGGTGTACTTGGGAAGTAAAAATGTCTCTAGATTTttggaaaagtctgctaaattcGACAGTCGGTGTTTGCAGTTttacatttatactatatttttcttagtttaaccctttcactaccgatgtccacatagaaggacattcgaaaaagacaccaaattctattttcccacataGTTTCGatatatttctcgatgttattttaaagtagagactttaatctaaataaactataactattttccatattggtgaggtcaaaaatacatttttataaacttctttaacaataatcgaaaaatacgaaaatttgagacaatttttctactgtatgtttctagtaaatgaactttcatacaaaaactatagctgatactttttcgcgttcttttttgtattttttctcacactttgaaagatattataggccaaatagcgcttattttcgtttttggatccgggagtggtgcaaaattgacgcagaagcgatgaatttaacatgggcttgtcataggacggaagtcctccatttcaacaaccgttgcactgaatttacatcacttctttaggtgtgatccgaattcaatgttttggatgtaaattaaacaattctgtgatattttgtcaaataaataattttaatggattctaacgcttgtcggaaacgtttgacctcaaatattttcaaaaattcgcaatttttctagattggatttagcatttttgtggacaaaatttaaatgatttgtaccattttatgaattcttactatatttctaaactatttgaaacaaaaaacttaaaattatccattaaaagtatgaaaaaaccaagttttaaaaaattgaatcaaaaaaacttcctgggtagtaaaaataaagaacatcattgggagtgcatcttctggaagtgcttttaaagttgtgcctttggaagaacttccaaatattttttgctgggaagctcatatagctcttgaagtaggttttcaaaattacaatttttgttatacatgctgttagtacaagcaaaaacataacaaaaataaaagtttttaacattaagttttttttggtaGGATTAATTATGATTTATTTTCGATCTAAGCCGTATGAAACGGCTACAAATCGTCTCTAAAATATCAGTTTATGAATACAAGAGGGGTATTCTCCTTTTCTGAGTTTAGTGATTTTATAACGTTTTACACCGCtttcttttttgcattttgacatCAGATAGTTAATTGCTTTCAGTCGTGGGTTGTCATTAATTTAATTAGTAAGTATAGATTTCgaattattttttgaagttCACGAGATATGTgatatccctgccagcatttcaatgttccatttcatcctcgtcgctaccacagactcgtaagtgacactgcaacaatcgccaattgtgatagtattttgccatcactattcgcatgaaagtattttgccatcactattgttacaagagccattttatattttgtgaaacaccaagcgcaacgggcttcttataatttatttcaatgaaaacgaaaataaagtgctgaaaacatagttattacgcttaaaattgtgaaaagtaaattggtgaacaatttttgactttccaaatggaataaagtgatagtttttcaaatatttttccagacacgctgcctccattgggaataaaagtactggctgatagacgctacaacatttaacttacatcttgtaactcaacatcaatctcttattaatgcataaaaatgtgttaaatgtgatgtgatagtcgtataaatgttatatttatgagaatttataaatgtttcataaaattaataaacatctgaacaatcgtgttttacttgaccacaatgattcttttacaactatcttaaaatgcactttgtctgattgtttgaaggggctcttattggcgtccttctaaatgtattcagaagggctcctaataattgcactcatgcgatacttttttgtagtaacttggcgtggtacaacttctcaatagtgacggcgcttttccgaggagttttggatatcgtatacgactgttttcgacgtagtggggattctcagaagcgtccccaaattcaaaaaatgttggcagggattttGCCTTCATGAACTTTTTTCTTCCGTGGTTAACATTTCCTTTTCGCATGCAACAcgcgataaaattatctatgacGAAGAACAAATTGACgttgtcattatttttttaaaataattaatatctCCCCGTTCTGATTTCCCAATTCAATTACCCCAAATGTTCATCATTTTTTATATTCCAAACCATGATAATATATTATCAGAAACCTAATTGGAAAACAATttcgaatttgacaaaatatgtaaGGGGGGCGGATTATtgacaatttaaaattaaatccaGAATATAGCGatatgtgttaaaaattttactcaatCGGCAtctattttgtacaaatttttataagatttgttaaaaatctatttttccaCCTATTGGAAAGGGAGGATTTAATTGCATTGTGCCAAACTGTCATGGCATTGCTAACTGCATTACCAATACgaaatttgttattttatttatttatttatgaaaaaacgGAATCCAGTGTTGGAAAGagtttacgaatcgacatgacaAATGTGAACGTTCTGCAAACGGTTGCGGCGCTTCTAACGTCAATATGAAACAGCTGTTCGATCGATCAATCATTTTAGTTTTGCAATGGAACGCTTTTGAATTTCGATGTGCCTTGTGAATTTGTGcttcttgattttatttttaattttatattgtgCAAACGGATAATCCTTTGTTATATGTGTTGTCTCGTAAAAGTGATGGTGTCGTTGGTTATTCAAAAGTTCGAAAACAGTGCAGCATCTGGCACATTGTAGTGGGGTTTCTACTCATCGGCATATTTAAGGCCTTTTTTGGTCTAAAAACTTCTTAGAAAGGTTCGCCATATTTTTGGATCTGAATCAAATAGGGATTTATTTCTACTGCGACCTCCTTTACTGGATGTTGCATGAACTACTTAACAATTTTGCTGTGCAATCGTAAGCCGCCGATGCTCTCTCGCCGGAATAAAGACAAAACCGCAGCTGCACACAAAGAGGGCGTAGTGGGGAAGTATGTGAAAAAGGACACGCCTCCCGAAATACCGGTGATAAATGTTTGGTCTTTCGACGAGagaacaaagcaaaaatcgaaAACTCTACAGAGATGCGCTTCTGCATCACCAAGTTGCGATGGTGGGGGAGGAACGCTTTCAGGGCGTGGGCGATCTGGTAGTGTTAATCGAAACACCTATACGGATACACAACCGGACTATTATCATGCTAGGAGAGCAAAGTCACAATTGCCACCATCTACGAGTTCCATGAGATCCACATTACCGCAGGTTCAGCTCCATCATAATGCCCATCATCACCAACAACAATTCCAACAACCGCTAGTTGCACCCTCCCATtcgtatttttcgacaaataattTGGATATACCCAGTGGTGGACAtagtaataataacaataattatgCGACCAATAGCAACAACTATGTTAATATTGAGCAAATTGATCGGATGCGATCGTCATCTCCATTGCAACATTCACAGTCGAGTTACTTCCAACGCAGCTTCTCCTCCAATCAAAAGCACGCAAATTCCTTTGATGGACATAACAACATGGTTCGAGATCGCTTGGATTCATTTCAATCTAATATATTACAACTGCCCCGAGGTGTAACACCCCATCAATATCAAcaccatcaacaacaacaacatcaacaaccTCATCATCCTCCACTGACTCAGAGCTATTCATCTGAATCATATCCAATTTACGAAAATCCCTATAGAGTTTCGAACTCATTAGTTCCTCCTGTTCATGCTATGTCTCAAATGTCATTATCTACACATGGAAATCGTTCCGAGTCGCCCATATATAGTAATACGACCTCCATGGCCAGTAATATTAATCACACATATCAAAGTAATCATCAGATTCAACATAATCAGACATCTCAACATCTGTCGCCCACCTCAAACAGCCACAATCACAACCAAATGATGTCTTCATATGATCTCAGTTCAAGCTCTCGTGCCACACCTCACAGCCATAACTTTGCTCAAGGGAATTCCTCAACATCTATGCAATCATTGTATCAGAATACGGGAAACAAAAACCACAATTCGTCCAATACGCCGACATCTCAACAACTGCATAAACATCCATCGCAACAGTCATTGGAAGAGGAACTACCATTGCCTCCAGGTTGGGCCACACACTACACGCTGCATGGGCGTAAATATTATGTTGATCATAATGCCCATACAACACATTGGTCTCATCCACTAGAACGAGAAGGTCTTCCGGTTGGTTGGCGTACTGTTGTCTCCAAAGTACATGGTACTTACTATGAAAATCAATATACTGGTCAATGTCAACGCCAACACCCATGCCTTACATCATATTATGTGTATACTACATCGGCTGAACCCCCAAAGGCTATACGTCCTGAAACATATACCCCACCAACACATACACATAATGCCCTGGTTCCGGCAAACCCATATCTATTGGAAGAGATTCCTAAATGGTTGGTTGTTTACTCAGAGGCAGACTCATCCAAAGATCATATGCTGCAGTTTAATATGTTTAGTCTTCAAGAATTGGAGTGTTTCGATGGCATGTTGGTTCGTTTGTTTAAACAAGAGTTGGGTACAATCGTTGGATTCTATGAGCGTTATAGGTAAGTTCAATCAATAAATTTGGTTAATTGTTTATCGTTTTTAATATAGTTTATTgcaaaagtaattaaaaattgacTTGTTCGGATTTGAcattgcaattattaggtgtttTTGAGATCGATACCATGATCATGAATGCCTGGATTCTCGTCTTGCTGGAATTACCATCTTTTCAactttcttagaaaaatatagCTGCAGTTGGTTTCAACCCTCTGTCTCCACCTCATCATGGTCCGGATTATAGTGCGTAATGGGGGTGTGTCAATCCATGTCGGAAAGGGCGGGAATGTGGGTGCAGAGTCTGTGCCTTAGGGGGTTTAAGGTTTCTGATTCGTATGGACATTGTGAATCCACTTTTATTTAGGTTATATCTAAAGACattaaaattcttatttctagagaaaactcttttcgacaatttatttctatagaaaattttgtcaaaattttatttctgtagaaaattttgtcaaaagtttatttctatagaaaattttgtcaattttttttttctatagaaaattttgtcaaaattttatttctatagaaaattttgtcaaaattttacttctatagaaaatgttgtcaaaattttatttctatagaaaattttgtcaaaattttatttctatagaaattttgtcaaaattttatttctatagaaaattttgtcaaaattttatttctatagaaaattttgtcaaaattttatttctatagaaaattttgtcaaaattttatttctatagaaaattttgtcaaaattttatttctgtagaaaattttgtcaaaattttatttctatagaaaattttgtcaaaattttttttctatagaaaattttgtaaaaattttatttctatagaaaattttgtcaaaattttatttctatagaaaattttgtcaaaattttatttctatagaaaatgttgtcaaaattttatttctatagaaaattttgtcaaaattttatttctatagaaaattttgtcaaaattttatttctatagaaaattttgtcaaaattttatttctatagaaaattttgtcaaaattttatttctatagaaaattttgtcaaaattttatttctatagaaaattttgtcaaaattttatttctatagaaaattttgtcaaaatttaattgctatagaaaattttgtcaaaattttatttctatagaaaatgttgtcaacattttatttctatagaaattttgttaacattttatttctatagaaaatcttgtcaaaattttatttctataaaaaatttgtgaagtacctcttagttggagagaaactgtggcaaccttaggttaggttaggttaggttatgtggcagcccgatgtatcaggctcacttagactattcagtccattgtgataccacagtggtgaacttctctctggcAACCTTGGCTGCAATGCAATCCAACCTTCGAAATACGGAACCAGGAGAGCGGtaatcgtcttccaaatgctcgatataaaaatgggagttcggtcaccatgtatttatgaacgaaaatttacttctaaagaatcaAGTAATAACATTGGGTGGTAGATCAATATGATctatatattgtccaaatcagtgAGGAACACTGAAGGGACAACATTTAGTCCCGAGTCCCAATGAAATGATTTCAcaactgtagaaaaatttctcagctaagcttatggcgatttcgattggtaaaaaaggtgcaacattctcgaaattgtttgcaaaatatgaagggcACTGTTATAGCTTTTGggtcctgtatccctcacaatattatgaattagcaATAATTTTGGAATTACACTCTCATTTGAGTGAAAATATAATGacgaaaaaagtagtgtaacaccaaggcaacatatttttgtcgaaacgaaaacgcccttagtaaaaatatttaattagctcatggccccccaaaaattgtgagtctgCTTCAAGCCCAAATGCTCCATTTACACCCTATTGTATTCCGCACAAAATCCCCATgttcccaactcaaaaatttcgtccctaTCCACGAAAAATATTCGGTGAGCTAGATCGTAGCAAATCAACACCTTGTACTAGGTCCGCTTAAATAAAGGGGttgttacaatttttgaaaGAGCCGAAAAACAGCCTTTACTCCAc contains these protein-coding regions:
- the sav gene encoding scaffold protein salvador, which encodes MNYLTILLCNRKPPMLSRRNKDKTAAAHKEGVVGKYVKKDTPPEIPVINVWSFDERTKQKSKTLQRCASASPSCDGGGGTLSGRGRSGSVNRNTYTDTQPDYYHARRAKSQLPPSTSSMRSTLPQVQLHHNAHHHQQQFQQPLVAPSHSYFSTNNLDIPSGGHSNNNNNYATNSNNYVNIEQIDRMRSSSPLQHSQSSYFQRSFSSNQKHANSFDGHNNMVRDRLDSFQSNILQLPRGVTPHQYQHHQQQQHQQPHHPPLTQSYSSESYPIYENPYRVSNSLVPPVHAMSQMSLSTHGNRSESPIYSNTTSMASNINHTYQSNHQIQHNQTSQHLSPTSNSHNHNQMMSSYDLSSSSRATPHSHNFAQGNSSTSMQSLYQNTGNKNHNSSNTPTSQQLHKHPSQQSLEEELPLPPGWATHYTLHGRKYYVDHNAHTTHWSHPLEREGLPVGWRTVVSKVHGTYYENQYTGQCQRQHPCLTSYYVYTTSAEPPKAIRPETYTPPTHTHNALVPANPYLLEEIPKWLVVYSEADSSKDHMLQFNMFSLQELECFDGMLVRLFKQELGTIVGFYERYRRALILEKNRREERYLQELHAASVNATNHNPNPNAANTSNVVSHVNQQQQQ